The following coding sequences lie in one Cherax quadricarinatus isolate ZL_2023a chromosome 6, ASM3850222v1, whole genome shotgun sequence genomic window:
- the LOC128692338 gene encoding caspase Dronc, translating to MGWRRMYRIFVDTFRTKKRKKKMRPIKNEDEATLGGANMENKVSDTVADNRIKTSQGKERAKEHTKKTKVNDKFAKSHPGKSKVPDTIAKDHTEKSQGSDNFAEDYTMESKVSDKFAKSHTEESKVSLIIATGLQESRTTNNIVKGRTESEVCNTAVHLCKSVLRSDSAASNTHNLQQSSCRFEPEDNVFKEERTERTPRQRHKATSDPPLGTEAQDNGDDLSVKSEDKKRLSSVTVQRCSQSWPQRNMSECALTSECILEMDETPSRAASGPKTSKKVLTYLENCESSEAQDLFPNMKRIRHRGRGNTSSHITVKYTKVYGESDGAYRNDSTPRGLVFISNFSKFKDNKHPEREGSEIDYENLLNLFQQMGYGYSHRMNTYCLTGYITKQEFMDKILKFSRERKHEVLCSCVVIIMSHGSGPKTFLTSDNQEVDLMEVYRIFDNIHCKLLKGKPKIFILQFCRNFPNELSDITVRRHINNDYDLLQIIREEVRKAVQKLQPHSQGDAATADIDPKSPFYLAIEEISRNASVSSLCSFPDVNISHVTDERESEEPSEAQHYGDDVFYHTDTRNLPAVPREGIQRYSDMYSIFSTSPGELSHRDPHKGSLLIQAICYVFAESAYQDEIDILVRKVSTYMTKTLQKDDPITVPRQTCERTNNGLDKSFYFNPEKIPFCRHVTI from the coding sequence ATGGGCTGGAGACGAATGTATCGCATTTTCGTGGACACGTTTAGAaccaagaagaggaagaagaagatgaggCCCATTAAAAACGAAGATGAGGCAACACTGGGAGGTGCAAATATGGAGAATAAAGTTTCGGATACTGTTGCTGACAATCGTATCAAGACGAGTCAGGGTAAAGAACGAGCTAAGGAACACACCAAGAAGACTAAAGTTAATGATAAATTCGCCAAGAGTCATCCCGGAAAGAGTAAAGTTCCAGATACTATTGCTAAAGATCATACCGAAAAGAGTCAAGGCAGTGATAACTTTGCTGAAGATTACACCATGGAGAGTAAAGTTTCTGATAAGTTTGCTAAAAGTCACACCGAAGAGAGTAAAGTTTCACTCATCATTGCTACAGGTCTCCAGGAAAGTCGGACTACCAATAACATTGTAAAAGGTCGTACAGAAAGTGAGGTTTGCAACACAGCAGTTCATCTGTGCAAGAGTGTGCTAAGAAGTGACAGCGCCgctagcaacacacacaacctacaacaatCCTCTTGCCGCTTCGAACCTGAGGATAATGTCTTTAAGGAAGAGAGGACCGAGAGGACCCCGCGTCAACGGCACAAGGCGACATCCGACCCACCTTTAGGCACTGAAGCACAAGATAACGGGGACGATTTATCGGTTAAATCTGAGGATAAAAAACGACTTTCTTCCGTTACAGTTCAGCGTTGCAGTCAATCATGGCCTCAGAGAAACATGAGTGAATGTGCATTGACGTCAGAATGTATTCTCGAAATGGATGAAACTCCTTCAAGAGCCGCATCTGGCCCGAAAACAAGTAAAAAGGTATTAACTTATTTAGAAAACTGCGAGAGTTCCGAGGCTCAAGATCTCTTTCCGAACATGAAGAGAATCCGGCATCGAGGTCGCGGTAACACCTcatcacacatcactgtcaaATATACCAAGGTTTATGGCGAGAGTGATGGAGCTTACAGGAACGACTCGACACCCAGAGGCCTGGTCTTTATAAGTAACTTCTCCAAGTTTAAAGATAATAAACACCCTGAGCGAGAAGGTTCTGAGATAGACTACGAGAACCTGCTGAACCTCTTCCAGCAGATGGGTTATGGTTACAGCCACCGCATGAACACTTACTGTCTAACAGGCTACATCACCAAACAAGAATTTATGGACAAAATTTTAAAGTTCAGTCGCGAAAGGAAACACGAGGtattgtgttcttgtgttgtcaTCATCATGAGTCACGGCTCTGGACCCAAGACTTTTCTCACCTCAGATAACCAGGAAGTGGATCTTATGGAAGTGTATCGCATCTTCGACAATATTCACTGCAAACTACTGAAAGGAAAACCGAAGATATTTATACTGCAGTTTTGTCGGAACTTTCCAAATGAGTTATCTGATATAACAGTACGGAGGCATATAAACAATGATTATGATCTTTTGCAAATTATCCGCGAAGAAGTTCGTAAAGCTGTGCAGAAGCTGCAGCCACACAGCCAGGGGGACGCAGCAACTGCAGATATCGATCCAAAAAGTCCATTTTACTTAGCAATCGAGGAAATAAGTAGAAATGCCTCGGTTTCTTCTCTGTGTTCTTTTCCCGATGTAAACATATCTCATGTGACAGATGAAAGAGAGAGTGAAGAACCTTCAGAAGCACAACATTACGGGGACGATGTGTTCTACCACACTGACACTCGGAACTTACCAGCAGTGCCACGAGAGGGCATCCAGAGATATTCAGACATGTATTCAATATTCTCCACATCCCCAGGAGAACTCTCTCATCGGGACCCTCACAAGGGATCGTTGCTCATCCAGGCGATATGTTACGTCTTCGCCGAATCTGCCTACCAGGATGAGATCGACATTCTCGTCAGGAAAGTCTCCACAT